Proteins from a single region of Segatella copri:
- a CDS encoding DNA polymerase III subunit yields the protein MQRNEVIGQQEVWNRLMEMVQENRLPHALMFCGPQGCGKLAMALAFASYLLGDSPMLRKWEHPDLHFTFPTIKTANMGSEHKPVSLDFIKEWRELLLSKGPYIQISDWMLKMGKTDADYNKQAIITAEETDAISHELMMMSSQGGYKISLIWLPERMNIQSANKILKLLEEPPRQTVFLLVSENPELLLETIRSRTQRIDFRKIETAELEKALIERRALEPDMAHRIARIANGNWNLALEELDAGNENRQHLDMFIMLMRLAYMRKIGDLKKWTDVIATFGREKQKRMLDYFMHMLRESFMYNFRNPELSYMTQDEENFAKNFARFINEANIIDISNLFEDSKRMISQNANAKIVFFDMALKIIVLLLRK from the coding sequence ATGCAAAGAAATGAAGTTATAGGTCAGCAAGAAGTATGGAACCGTCTCATGGAGATGGTTCAGGAGAACCGTTTGCCCCATGCGCTGATGTTCTGCGGCCCGCAGGGCTGCGGCAAACTGGCGATGGCACTGGCTTTTGCCAGCTATCTTCTGGGTGATTCACCGATGCTCAGGAAATGGGAACATCCGGACCTCCACTTCACCTTTCCTACCATCAAGACCGCCAATATGGGCAGCGAACACAAACCGGTGAGCCTCGACTTCATCAAGGAATGGAGAGAGCTGCTGCTTTCTAAAGGTCCCTACATCCAGATTAGCGACTGGATGCTGAAGATGGGCAAGACGGATGCCGACTATAACAAACAGGCTATCATCACTGCCGAAGAAACCGATGCCATCTCTCACGAACTGATGATGATGTCGAGTCAGGGCGGATATAAGATAAGTCTGATATGGCTCCCGGAGCGTATGAATATCCAGAGTGCCAACAAGATACTGAAACTGCTGGAGGAGCCGCCACGCCAGACGGTATTCCTGCTGGTAAGCGAGAATCCGGAACTGCTGCTCGAAACCATCAGAAGCCGTACGCAGCGTATCGACTTCAGGAAGATAGAAACCGCTGAGCTGGAAAAAGCGCTGATAGAGCGGAGGGCGCTGGAGCCAGACATGGCACACCGCATTGCCCGTATCGCCAACGGCAACTGGAACCTCGCACTCGAAGAACTGGATGCAGGAAACGAAAACCGGCAGCATCTCGACATGTTCATCATGCTGATGCGACTGGCTTACATGCGCAAGATAGGTGACCTCAAGAAGTGGACCGATGTGATAGCAACCTTCGGAAGAGAAAAGCAGAAACGCATGCTCGACTACTTCATGCACATGCTCAGAGAAAGTTTCATGTACAACTTCCGGAATCCGGAACTGAGCTACATGACGCAGGATGAGGAGAACTTTGCCAAGAACTTTGCCCGCTTCATCAACGAGGCAAACATCATTGACATCTCCAACCTCTTCGAAGACAGCAAGCGCATGATTTCGCAAAATGCCAATGCCAAAATCGTTTTCTTCGATATGGCGCTCAAAATCATCGTACTACTTTTAAGGAAGTGA
- a CDS encoding helix-turn-helix domain-containing protein gives MTIKDEKTYNEIEERMEALLAKGTQLGGMDFLSEVEKEELKVLSEAAYDWECEVDPHPWRVKPSLIAAIKVAFRQKGYKQKEAAKAIGVSTTALSDILHGRRAINFDVARNIYHNLGVPANVVLG, from the coding sequence ATGACTATTAAAGACGAAAAAACATATAATGAAATTGAAGAGCGAATGGAGGCTCTGCTTGCAAAGGGCACCCAATTGGGCGGCATGGACTTTCTCAGCGAAGTAGAAAAGGAAGAATTAAAGGTCCTCAGCGAAGCTGCTTACGATTGGGAATGCGAAGTTGATCCCCATCCATGGCGAGTTAAGCCTTCACTCATAGCTGCCATCAAAGTTGCTTTTCGCCAAAAAGGCTACAAGCAAAAGGAGGCTGCAAAAGCTATAGGCGTGTCAACAACCGCATTAAGTGATATTCTCCATGGACGTCGTGCAATTAATTTTGATGTTGCAAGAAACATATACCACAACCTCGGCGTTCCTGCCAATGTTGTATTGGGATAG
- a CDS encoding type II toxin-antitoxin system VapC family toxin yields the protein MKVFLDTNIVIDFYDQRGDFYYPAAVIFDLAHKRKIQLYVSAITFVNAFFILRKSYSREELYQSMLGLASLCEITNVDKEIIKKCLSFERKDFEDSVQYESALLHQVDVIVTRNVKDFRDFAENVQTPADFLESILV from the coding sequence ATGAAAGTATTCTTAGATACCAATATAGTCATAGATTTCTATGATCAGCGAGGTGATTTTTATTATCCCGCTGCCGTTATTTTTGACCTAGCCCATAAGAGAAAAATTCAACTTTATGTTTCTGCTATAACATTTGTCAATGCATTTTTTATCTTGCGCAAATCTTATTCTCGGGAAGAGTTGTATCAATCTATGTTAGGTCTTGCGTCTCTTTGTGAAATAACGAATGTGGATAAGGAGATTATAAAGAAGTGTCTATCATTTGAACGTAAAGATTTTGAGGATAGCGTGCAATATGAGTCTGCTTTGCTCCATCAAGTAGATGTGATAGTAACAAGAAATGTAAAGGACTTTAGGGATTTTGCAGAAAATGTGCAGACTCCTGCTGATTTTTTAGAATCGATATTAGTTTAA
- the ricT gene encoding PSP1 domain-containing protein, whose product MKFRMCNGCDRGLCAKGVGRQDKQLNTYDWLADVPGNAESTDLVEVQFKNTRKGYYHNVNNLDLKKGDIVAVEANPGHDIGVVTLTGRLVKLQIKKANLKSQDDIKRIYRIAKQVDLDKCKEAKSREHGTMIQSRQIAKDLGLKMKIGDVEYQGDGNKAIFYYIADERVDFRQLIKVLADTFHVRIEMKQIGARQEAGRIGGTGPCGRELCCATWMKNFISVSTNAARYQDISLNPQKLAGMCAKLKCCLNYEVDSYVEASRKLPPKDAVLQTADGDFHQFKVDILAGLITYSSDKNLASNLETISIERAKAIIEMNRQGEKPLSLLEDGKAKPVAKPTDLLAEADLSRFDKAKKKKKKNNKNKGSRQQEGDNKPQKNENRAQNGDNKPQKNEGKPNNQRRDNRNQGNHPKGDNRQPRNDRRPNKGNKPQNGNKPQGNNTPQNGNKPQGNNAPQNGNKPQGNNAPQE is encoded by the coding sequence ATGAAATTCAGGATGTGTAACGGCTGCGACCGTGGTCTGTGCGCTAAGGGCGTAGGAAGACAGGACAAACAGCTCAACACATACGACTGGCTTGCCGATGTACCCGGCAATGCTGAAAGTACTGACCTCGTGGAGGTACAGTTCAAGAATACCCGTAAGGGATATTACCACAATGTGAATAACCTCGACCTGAAGAAGGGCGATATAGTGGCGGTAGAGGCTAACCCGGGTCACGACATCGGTGTGGTTACGCTGACCGGAAGACTGGTAAAACTCCAGATTAAGAAGGCAAACCTCAAGTCGCAGGATGATATCAAGCGTATCTACCGTATCGCCAAACAGGTGGATCTTGACAAATGCAAGGAGGCTAAGAGCCGTGAACACGGCACCATGATTCAGAGCCGCCAGATAGCCAAAGATCTAGGACTGAAGATGAAAATAGGTGATGTAGAATATCAGGGAGACGGCAACAAGGCTATCTTCTATTACATCGCTGACGAACGTGTGGACTTCCGCCAGCTCATCAAGGTTCTTGCCGATACCTTCCATGTACGCATTGAGATGAAACAGATCGGTGCACGACAGGAAGCAGGCCGCATCGGTGGAACGGGTCCTTGCGGCAGAGAACTCTGCTGCGCTACCTGGATGAAGAACTTCATCAGCGTCAGCACCAATGCAGCACGCTACCAGGACATCTCTCTGAATCCTCAGAAACTTGCCGGTATGTGCGCCAAACTGAAGTGCTGTCTCAACTACGAGGTAGACAGCTATGTAGAGGCTAGCAGAAAGTTGCCTCCTAAGGATGCCGTACTGCAGACTGCCGACGGTGATTTTCATCAGTTCAAGGTGGATATCCTGGCTGGCCTTATCACCTACTCTTCTGACAAGAACCTTGCCTCCAACCTCGAAACCATCAGCATCGAGCGTGCCAAGGCTATCATCGAAATGAACCGTCAGGGCGAGAAGCCATTGAGTCTGCTGGAAGACGGTAAGGCAAAACCTGTAGCCAAGCCAACCGACCTGCTTGCCGAAGCTGATTTGAGCCGCTTTGACAAGGCTAAGAAAAAGAAGAAGAAGAACAATAAGAACAAGGGATCTCGCCAGCAGGAGGGAGACAACAAGCCTCAGAAGAACGAGAACCGCGCGCAGAATGGCGACAACAAACCTCAGAAGAATGAAGGCAAGCCAAACAACCAGCGCCGCGACAACCGTAATCAGGGCAATCATCCTAAGGGTGACAACCGCCAGCCAAGAAACGACAGACGACCTAACAAGGGCAACAAGCCGCAGAATGGCAACAAGCCACAAGGCAACAACACCCCTCAGAATGGCAACAAGCCACAGGGCAACAACGCCCCTCAGAATGGCAACAAGCCACAGGGCAATAATGCCCCACAAGAATAA
- the xylE gene encoding D-xylose transporter XylE, translating to MEQKQTGSRAYLISIVMVAVLGGLLFGYDTAVISGAEKGLQAFFMGAEDFTYTDFWHGFTSSSALIGCIIGSALSGVMASNWGRKRSLIFAGVMFFISAWGSMCPESLVLPKGEPNLTLLIVFNLYRVIGGIGVGLASAVCPMYIGEIAPSNIRGMLVSWNQFAIIFGQLVVYFVNFFILGDHIAPVIQSVGNGMNQILNGGEAAWAIETGWRYMFGSEMVPAGLFALLICFVPETPRYLAMVGQDAKAERILARINGAEEAKKILNDIKNTVTEKKEKLLTYGVLCIFVGVMLSVFQQAVGINAVLYYAPRIYEAMGFDNPMVLTVFNGIVNLGFTCVAIFTVEKLGRKPLLITGSLGMALGAIGVAITFGNPNLQLLCMVSIMVYSASFMFSWGPICWVLIAEVFPNTIRGAAVAIAVAFQWIFNWIVSTSFVPMANSLGYWFTYGLYGVICILAAIFVWKLVPETKGKTLEDMTKLWKKN from the coding sequence ATGGAACAAAAACAAACAGGCTCTAGAGCCTATCTTATTTCAATTGTGATGGTAGCCGTTTTGGGCGGCTTGCTTTTCGGTTATGATACCGCGGTAATCTCGGGAGCCGAGAAGGGTTTGCAGGCATTCTTCATGGGTGCTGAGGATTTCACCTATACCGATTTCTGGCATGGATTCACTTCTTCCAGTGCCCTAATTGGTTGTATCATCGGTTCGGCGCTTTCGGGTGTGATGGCTTCTAACTGGGGCCGTAAGCGTTCGCTGATCTTTGCGGGTGTGATGTTCTTCATCTCTGCATGGGGATCTATGTGTCCTGAGTCTTTGGTGTTGCCAAAGGGCGAACCTAATCTTACACTTCTCATCGTGTTCAACCTCTACCGTGTGATTGGCGGTATCGGTGTGGGTCTGGCATCTGCTGTATGCCCGATGTATATCGGTGAGATTGCGCCTAGCAACATCCGTGGTATGTTGGTCAGCTGGAACCAGTTTGCCATCATCTTCGGTCAGCTGGTAGTTTATTTCGTCAACTTCTTCATTCTTGGCGATCATATTGCTCCTGTTATCCAGAGTGTGGGCAACGGTATGAACCAGATTCTGAATGGTGGCGAGGCTGCCTGGGCTATTGAAACCGGATGGCGCTATATGTTTGGTTCTGAGATGGTTCCTGCGGGCTTGTTTGCTCTGCTTATCTGTTTCGTACCGGAGACTCCCCGTTATCTTGCCATGGTTGGTCAGGATGCGAAGGCAGAGCGTATCCTGGCTCGCATCAATGGTGCTGAGGAGGCTAAGAAGATTTTGAACGACATCAAGAATACGGTTACTGAGAAGAAGGAGAAACTGCTTACTTACGGTGTGCTCTGTATCTTCGTAGGTGTGATGCTCTCTGTATTCCAGCAGGCTGTAGGTATCAATGCCGTGCTCTATTATGCTCCTCGTATCTACGAGGCTATGGGCTTTGACAATCCGATGGTATTGACTGTATTCAACGGTATCGTGAACCTCGGTTTCACCTGTGTAGCCATCTTTACGGTAGAGAAGTTGGGACGTAAGCCTTTGCTCATTACCGGTTCTCTGGGCATGGCATTGGGTGCCATCGGTGTGGCCATCACCTTCGGTAATCCTAATCTGCAGTTGCTGTGCATGGTATCCATCATGGTTTATTCAGCATCATTCATGTTCTCTTGGGGACCAATCTGCTGGGTACTTATCGCCGAGGTATTCCCTAATACGATTCGTGGTGCTGCCGTAGCGATTGCCGTAGCCTTCCAGTGGATTTTCAACTGGATTGTTTCTACCTCTTTCGTTCCGATGGCTAACAGCCTGGGCTATTGGTTCACCTATGGCCTGTATGGTGTTATCTGTATCCTCGCTGCCATCTTTGTATGGAAGCTCGTTCCTGAGACCAAGGGTAAGACGCTGGAGGATATGACCAAGCTTTGGAAGAAAAACTAA
- a CDS encoding methylenetetrahydrofolate reductase, translating into MNIADFLHQQGDKRGFSFEVLPPLKGNGTAALFRTIDALSEFGPRFINITTHHSEYVYKELENGLLTRQRVRRRPGTVAIAGAIQNKYDIPVIPHIICSGATKEDIEYELLDLQFLGISNILVLRGDKAKEDRQFTPTENGHAHATDLLKQVNQFNDGFFFDGTPIKHPGDKFCCGVACYPEKHEEAPNLEMDMQHLLEKQQLGAAYAVTQLFYDNEKFYAFVEKARQIGVTIPIIPAIKPFAKLSQLTVVPKTFHCDIPEELAQEVLKCKTDDDAKQLGIEWTTAQVQDLFEHGYNNVHFFTVSAVDSVKQIAKILF; encoded by the coding sequence ATGAACATAGCAGATTTTCTACATCAGCAGGGCGATAAACGAGGCTTTTCGTTCGAGGTTTTACCTCCGCTGAAAGGTAACGGAACAGCAGCACTCTTCCGTACCATCGATGCGCTGAGCGAGTTTGGTCCCCGCTTTATCAACATCACTACGCACCATAGCGAGTATGTATACAAGGAACTGGAAAACGGTCTCCTCACTCGCCAGCGTGTACGCCGCCGCCCTGGCACCGTGGCCATCGCAGGCGCTATACAGAATAAGTACGACATACCTGTCATCCCTCATATTATCTGCAGCGGTGCTACGAAGGAAGACATCGAGTACGAACTGCTCGACCTCCAGTTTCTGGGCATCAGCAACATTCTCGTTCTGCGAGGAGACAAGGCGAAAGAAGACCGGCAGTTTACACCAACCGAGAACGGTCATGCCCATGCCACCGACCTCCTGAAGCAGGTGAATCAGTTTAATGACGGTTTCTTCTTTGACGGCACACCCATCAAGCACCCGGGCGACAAGTTCTGCTGCGGTGTAGCCTGCTATCCGGAGAAGCATGAAGAGGCGCCAAACCTGGAAATGGATATGCAGCATCTCCTGGAGAAACAACAGTTGGGCGCAGCGTATGCTGTTACCCAGCTCTTCTACGACAACGAGAAGTTCTATGCTTTCGTTGAAAAGGCTCGGCAGATAGGCGTAACCATTCCTATCATTCCAGCCATCAAGCCTTTCGCCAAGTTGAGCCAGCTCACAGTAGTGCCGAAAACCTTCCACTGCGATATTCCTGAAGAACTCGCACAGGAGGTATTGAAATGTAAAACTGACGATGATGCCAAGCAGCTCGGTATCGAGTGGACTACCGCTCAGGTGCAAGATCTCTTCGAACATGGTTACAACAATGTTCACTTCTTCACAGTATCGGCTGTAGACAGCGTCAAGCAAATAGCAAAAATTCTGTTTTAA
- a CDS encoding gliding motility lipoprotein GldH, whose translation MKKTVYFIVLTAIVHILSACSGSTVYDEYAHTPIAGWEKNDTLSFEVSPLLEAGHYRQSLGLRITGAYPFMGLTLIVEQTVYHQNRKIPGECKIDTVNCQLIDNNGVSKGQGISYYQYNFPINIYQMHQGDSIHVTIRHDMKREILPGVSDIGIKISKIQ comes from the coding sequence ATGAAAAAGACTGTTTATTTCATCGTTTTGACAGCGATCGTTCACATTCTCTCTGCCTGCAGCGGTTCGACCGTATACGATGAGTATGCCCATACACCGATTGCAGGATGGGAGAAGAACGACACCCTATCATTCGAAGTATCACCTCTACTCGAGGCAGGGCATTACAGGCAAAGCTTAGGACTTCGCATTACAGGTGCCTATCCGTTCATGGGACTTACGCTCATCGTAGAACAGACGGTTTATCACCAAAACAGAAAGATACCTGGCGAATGCAAGATAGATACGGTAAACTGCCAGCTGATTGACAACAACGGCGTGAGCAAAGGACAGGGTATCAGCTACTATCAGTATAACTTCCCTATCAACATCTATCAGATGCATCAGGGCGATTCCATACACGTAACCATCAGACATGATATGAAAAGAGAAATCCTGCCCGGTGTGAGTGACATCGGCATCAAGATTTCAAAGATACAATAA
- a CDS encoding type II toxin-antitoxin system HigB family toxin: protein MKILKFKLLKDFARKHPDAADPLMRWAEFVEKTEWKSHAELKQAFPSADYVGNDRYVFNISSNKFRLVTIVVFFQGFLHIRFVGTHAEYDKIKDIKNI, encoded by the coding sequence ATGAAGATATTAAAGTTCAAATTGCTGAAAGATTTTGCAAGGAAACATCCTGATGCAGCAGATCCGCTCATGCGCTGGGCAGAGTTTGTTGAAAAGACAGAATGGAAAAGCCATGCAGAATTAAAGCAAGCATTTCCTTCGGCAGATTATGTCGGGAATGACAGATATGTCTTCAACATATCAAGCAATAAATTTAGGCTTGTAACTATCGTTGTGTTCTTTCAAGGATTTCTACATATTAGATTTGTTGGAACTCATGCTGAATATGACAAGATTAAGGATATCAAAAATATATAA
- a CDS encoding HU family DNA-binding protein produces MAINYSLVKLASKFGDKAGVPKFYARAQMNESISLKKFAKLIAMQTTVSYADVTAVLISLQENMVIELQRGNQIDFGELGKFRLQLTSEGAATAAEFKSDINIKGVNIQFIPGSDLANIFVGMEFEQVASRAVQKAALKAEKEGAKTLDIEEAKKKPAKDNASSGGDTTGGNTSGEQTGGTGSTGNGDTGGLE; encoded by the coding sequence ATGGCAATTAATTACAGTTTAGTAAAGCTTGCGTCAAAATTTGGTGACAAAGCAGGAGTTCCTAAGTTCTATGCACGTGCTCAGATGAACGAGTCTATTTCGCTCAAGAAGTTTGCGAAGTTGATCGCTATGCAGACCACTGTATCCTATGCGGATGTAACAGCCGTTCTGATCAGTTTGCAGGAGAACATGGTCATCGAGTTGCAGCGAGGCAACCAGATTGATTTCGGCGAGTTGGGCAAGTTCCGCCTCCAGCTTACCAGTGAGGGTGCTGCAACCGCAGCCGAATTTAAGAGCGACATCAACATCAAGGGTGTGAACATCCAGTTTATCCCGGGCAGCGATCTTGCCAACATCTTCGTAGGTATGGAGTTTGAGCAGGTTGCATCACGTGCCGTACAGAAGGCTGCCCTCAAGGCTGAGAAGGAGGGTGCCAAGACCCTCGACATCGAGGAGGCTAAGAAAAAGCCTGCCAAGGACAATGCTTCTTCAGGCGGCGATACCACGGGTGGCAACACCTCAGGCGAGCAGACCGGCGGAACAGGCAGCACTGGCAACGGTGACACAGGCGGATTAGAATAA
- a CDS encoding N-acetylmuramoyl-L-alanine amidase: MRDIDMIVVHCSGSRCDHRYTMKMLRYDHVHNNGWTDIGYHFYITLDGVVHACRPVERMGSHALGYNAHSIGICYEGGLSPSGCISDTRTPKQKESMKHLIQELHHRFPGIRTILGHRDLPGVQKACPCFDATKLQYLLDAS; the protein is encoded by the coding sequence ATGAGAGATATCGATATGATAGTGGTGCATTGCAGCGGTAGCCGCTGCGATCACCGTTATACGATGAAGATGCTGCGCTACGACCATGTGCATAACAACGGCTGGACTGACATCGGCTACCATTTCTACATCACGCTGGATGGAGTGGTGCATGCCTGTCGCCCGGTAGAGCGTATGGGCTCTCATGCCCTCGGTTACAATGCGCACAGCATAGGCATCTGTTACGAGGGTGGTCTTTCGCCATCGGGCTGCATCAGCGACACCCGCACTCCTAAGCAGAAGGAGTCGATGAAGCATCTGATTCAGGAACTTCACCACCGTTTTCCGGGCATCCGTACCATCCTGGGTCATCGCGATTTGCCTGGCGTTCAGAAAGCCTGTCCGTGTTTTGATGCCACGAAGCTCCAGTACCTTCTGGATGCTTCCTGA
- a CDS encoding smalltalk protein, producing MTEKNKQKWNEIIKFAVTVLTALLGALGVSAGGL from the coding sequence ATGACAGAAAAGAACAAGCAGAAATGGAATGAGATTATCAAGTTTGCAGTAACCGTACTGACAGCTCTCCTCGGGGCGTTGGGCGTTTCGGCAGGTGGACTTTAG
- the rodA gene encoding rod shape-determining protein RodA — translation MIDNKQPSVLASLDWWTIGIYLVLLIFGWVSVCGASYNYGDNEIFSLGARSGMQIIWIGTSIALGLVILLLDDRFYDTFSYVIYGILVLLLFATIFNPHSIKGSHSWLVLGPLRLQPAEFGKFATALAVAKFMSSYGFSMQNLKHFMAAVGIIVLPMLCIVGQRETGSALVYLSFFLMLYREGMPGAILFTGVSMVAYFVVGVKYENVMMWDTYTSVGKFVVLLLVQIFTAGMVNSYTGDRKQALMILAYSVGITLLFVLFSTYVIPFDIVWIQLFLCAMLIGFLVYQGLRTRFRNYFLISIFSLGSIAFFYSADYVLNHVMEPHQRVRINVLLGLDEDLAGAGYNVHQSEIAIGSGGLQGKGFLNGTQTKLKFVPEQDTDFIFCTVGEEEGFFGSAGVLLLFLALILRLIHLAERQPYKFGRIYGYCVLSVFLFHLFINVGMVLGLTPVIGIPLPFFSYGGSSLWGFTILLFIFLRIDAGRNLVRS, via the coding sequence ATGATCGATAATAAACAACCTAGTGTGCTTGCTTCACTTGACTGGTGGACGATAGGTATTTATCTGGTACTCCTCATCTTCGGATGGGTGAGCGTCTGTGGAGCCAGCTATAACTATGGTGACAACGAGATATTCAGTCTGGGTGCCCGCTCGGGTATGCAGATTATATGGATAGGCACATCCATAGCACTGGGATTGGTAATCCTGCTGCTTGATGACCGGTTTTACGATACCTTCTCGTATGTCATCTATGGTATCCTGGTACTCTTGCTCTTTGCTACGATATTCAATCCGCATAGCATCAAGGGTTCCCACTCCTGGCTGGTTTTGGGACCGCTCCGACTGCAACCGGCTGAGTTTGGTAAGTTTGCTACGGCTCTGGCGGTAGCCAAGTTTATGTCAAGCTATGGTTTCAGTATGCAGAACCTGAAGCATTTCATGGCAGCCGTAGGCATTATCGTTCTGCCGATGCTCTGTATCGTAGGTCAGCGCGAAACGGGTTCTGCCTTGGTTTATCTTTCATTCTTCCTCATGCTTTACCGCGAAGGAATGCCGGGTGCCATTCTCTTTACCGGCGTGTCGATGGTGGCTTACTTCGTAGTGGGTGTGAAGTATGAGAACGTGATGATGTGGGATACCTATACTTCTGTGGGTAAGTTTGTTGTGCTTCTGCTGGTGCAGATTTTTACGGCCGGCATGGTGAACTCCTATACGGGCGATAGGAAACAGGCACTCATGATCCTTGCCTATTCGGTAGGCATTACGCTGCTCTTCGTGCTCTTTTCTACCTATGTCATTCCGTTCGACATTGTGTGGATCCAGCTCTTCCTGTGTGCTATGCTCATCGGATTCCTGGTTTATCAGGGACTGAGAACCCGGTTCCGGAATTACTTCCTCATCTCCATCTTTTCGTTGGGAAGTATCGCTTTCTTCTATTCTGCCGATTATGTGCTGAATCATGTGATGGAACCTCATCAGAGAGTGCGTATCAATGTGCTGCTGGGACTGGATGAAGATTTGGCTGGTGCGGGATATAACGTGCATCAGAGTGAGATAGCCATTGGTTCCGGCGGACTTCAGGGCAAAGGATTCCTCAATGGAACGCAGACCAAGCTGAAGTTCGTGCCTGAGCAGGATACAGACTTTATCTTCTGTACGGTAGGCGAGGAGGAAGGTTTCTTCGGTTCGGCAGGCGTGCTGCTGCTTTTCCTGGCTTTGATATTGCGGTTGATACATCTGGCTGAGCGGCAACCTTATAAATTCGGGCGTATCTACGGCTATTGTGTCCTGTCGGTATTCCTCTTCCACCTGTTTATTAATGTGGGAATGGTGCTGGGTTTAACACCGGTTATCGGTATTCCGCTCCCGTTCTTCAGTTATGGTGGCAGTTCGTTATGGGGATTCACCATCCTTCTTTTCATCTTCTTGAGAATTGATGCGGGAAGGAACTTAGTGAGAAGTTAA